The Gemmata palustris genome includes a region encoding these proteins:
- a CDS encoding sigma-70 family RNA polymerase sigma factor yields MSTLAHGLTSFSTYLSELDHTPLLSASEERELGTRVLTGDPQARDRMVRANLRLVVNIARGYVGRGLALDDLVSEGNMGLLRAVEGFDPAMSTRFSTYASFWIKQSIKRAIVNTAKTVRLPAYMTELLIKWRRATNKLSDELGRPPTHEEIGTYLGLSKKKLAIIKKAIRVANAGSQADQGDAGWSIEEMLMDPRSDAPGSEMGKSDDLKQVFQFLDNMDPREATVLRMRFGLNDEEPKTLKEIGESMGLTRERVRQIESEALAKLAEHIGVD; encoded by the coding sequence ATGAGCACACTCGCACACGGTCTCACATCGTTTTCGACGTACCTCAGTGAACTCGATCACACACCGCTGCTCTCGGCGTCCGAGGAGCGCGAACTCGGCACCCGCGTGCTGACCGGCGACCCTCAAGCCCGTGACCGCATGGTGCGCGCGAACCTGCGGCTCGTGGTGAACATCGCCCGCGGGTACGTCGGGCGCGGGCTCGCCCTCGACGACCTCGTGTCCGAGGGGAACATGGGGCTGTTGCGCGCGGTCGAAGGGTTCGATCCCGCGATGAGCACCCGGTTCTCGACCTACGCGAGCTTCTGGATCAAACAGAGCATCAAACGTGCGATCGTGAACACCGCCAAAACGGTCCGGCTCCCGGCGTACATGACGGAACTGCTCATCAAGTGGCGCCGGGCCACGAACAAGCTGTCCGACGAACTGGGCCGCCCGCCGACGCACGAGGAGATCGGCACCTACCTGGGGCTGTCGAAGAAGAAACTGGCGATCATCAAGAAGGCGATCCGCGTCGCGAACGCGGGCTCGCAGGCCGATCAGGGGGACGCGGGATGGAGCATCGAGGAGATGCTCATGGACCCGCGGTCCGATGCGCCCGGGTCTGAGATGGGGAAGTCGGACGACCTGAAACAGGTGTTCCAGTTCCTCGACAACATGGACCCGCGCGAGGCGACCGTTCTGCGCATGCGGTTCGGGCTGAACGACGAGGAACCGAAAACGCTCAAGGAAATCGGCGAGAGCATGGGGCTGACCCGCGAGCGGGTGCGCCAGATCGAGAGCGAGGCCCTCGCGAAACTGGCCGAGCACATTGGGGTGGATTAA
- a CDS encoding lipid-binding SYLF domain-containing protein: MCRYLFAALTLVLFVAPASALPPSNTKTLEHAEEVIDDLAKIPLKGIPAKLLADAQGVAIIPRVIKAGFIFGGRGGHGIVIAKDKDGNWGDPVFVDLGGASVGFQAGVESTDVVLVFRNRKSLDRILEGKGKLTLGADAAVAAGPVGRMAAAATDAKLEAEIVSYSRSRGLFAGVSLDGAAIHANADSNTMFRQPGRDADRKLADGLKSKLMEMSKEKPVPAPVAPPVLGAPVPLPPPVLGAPVPLPPRP; the protein is encoded by the coding sequence ATGTGTCGCTACTTATTTGCCGCATTGACCCTCGTACTGTTCGTGGCCCCGGCTTCCGCACTGCCCCCCAGTAACACCAAGACTCTGGAGCACGCGGAAGAAGTCATCGACGACCTGGCCAAGATCCCGCTCAAGGGGATTCCCGCCAAGCTCCTGGCCGACGCCCAAGGCGTGGCGATCATCCCCCGCGTCATCAAGGCCGGGTTCATCTTCGGCGGGCGCGGCGGGCACGGGATCGTGATCGCCAAAGACAAGGACGGGAACTGGGGCGACCCGGTGTTCGTGGACCTGGGCGGGGCCAGTGTCGGGTTCCAGGCCGGGGTCGAATCGACCGACGTGGTACTCGTGTTCCGCAACCGTAAGAGCCTCGACCGGATTCTGGAGGGGAAAGGTAAGCTGACGCTCGGGGCCGACGCCGCGGTCGCGGCCGGGCCGGTCGGGCGCATGGCCGCGGCGGCAACGGACGCGAAACTGGAAGCCGAGATCGTGTCGTACTCGCGGAGCCGCGGGTTGTTCGCCGGCGTGTCACTCGACGGCGCCGCGATCCACGCCAACGCGGACAGCAACACGATGTTCCGCCAGCCCGGGCGCGACGCCGACCGGAAGCTCGCCGACGGTCTGAAGTCCAAGTTGATGGAGATGAGCAAGGAGAAGCCGGTGCCGGCCCCCGTCGCTCCTCCGGTTCTCGGCGCGCCGGTTCCCCTCCCGCCCCCGGTGCTCGGTGCCCCGGTCCCGCTGCCCCCGCGCCCGTAA